In Prevotella sp. oral taxon 475, one DNA window encodes the following:
- a CDS encoding MATE family efflux transporter, whose protein sequence is MTSTDKEILQIALPSILSNITVPLLGMVDVAIMGHLGQAQYIGAIAVGSMIFNVMYWLCGFLRMGTGGMTSQAYGERNHEKMARILLRSMLIALLLALGLLVLQEPICRSVLAVMSPAEEVASMARRYFVVCIWGAPAMLGLYSLTGWFVGMQNTRIPMFIAMVQNVVNIGMSLLFVAFCGMTIEGVALGTLVAQYAGLALGLFFFFRRYFPPLRTYFHLHGIARRAELSPFFHIHRDIFLRTVFLVAVNLFFTSAGAAQGVVILAVNTLLLQLFTIFSYVMDGFAYAGEALGGKYYGANHRRAFLATVTRLFLWGGGMIVAFSGLYLLGGRAFLSLLTSNKEVVAAALPYFPWAVLIPLSGMAAFVWDGLFIGTTQTRGMLVSSVLSAILFFMVYWLLRSTIANHALWLSFLVYLFSRGAIQTFLFMRHPFVRTEGKR, encoded by the coding sequence ATGACTTCGACCGACAAAGAAATTCTCCAAATCGCCCTCCCCTCTATCCTCTCCAACATCACTGTCCCACTGCTCGGAATGGTAGACGTAGCCATTATGGGACACCTCGGTCAGGCCCAATATATCGGAGCCATTGCCGTGGGCAGCATGATCTTCAACGTGATGTACTGGCTATGCGGATTTCTTCGGATGGGAACCGGCGGGATGACTTCGCAGGCCTACGGCGAACGCAATCATGAGAAGATGGCCCGGATTCTGCTGCGTTCGATGCTCATTGCGTTGCTTTTGGCTTTGGGTCTGCTGGTGCTGCAAGAACCCATTTGCCGGAGTGTTCTGGCAGTGATGAGCCCGGCAGAGGAGGTGGCCTCAATGGCGCGCCGCTATTTTGTCGTCTGCATCTGGGGAGCTCCGGCGATGCTGGGACTTTATAGTCTGACGGGCTGGTTCGTCGGAATGCAGAACACACGCATTCCCATGTTCATTGCCATGGTGCAGAATGTGGTGAACATCGGCATGAGCCTCTTGTTCGTAGCGTTCTGCGGAATGACCATCGAGGGCGTGGCCCTGGGCACACTCGTGGCCCAATATGCCGGACTGGCCTTGGGTCTTTTCTTCTTCTTCCGTCGCTATTTTCCGCCTCTACGCACCTACTTCCACCTGCACGGCATCGCCCGCCGCGCGGAACTCTCGCCCTTCTTCCACATCCATCGCGACATCTTCCTGCGCACCGTTTTCCTCGTGGCCGTCAATCTCTTCTTCACCTCGGCCGGAGCGGCACAGGGCGTCGTTATTCTGGCCGTGAACACACTGCTGTTGCAACTCTTCACCATTTTCTCTTACGTGATGGATGGCTTTGCCTACGCCGGAGAGGCACTGGGCGGGAAATATTATGGGGCGAACCATCGCAGGGCGTTCCTTGCCACGGTGACACGACTGTTTCTTTGGGGCGGAGGGATGATTGTGGCTTTCAGCGGACTGTATCTCCTGGGCGGACGGGCGTTCCTGTCGCTGCTCACCAGCAACAAGGAGGTGGTGGCCGCTGCTCTACCCTATTTTCCTTGGGCCGTGCTGATTCCGTTGAGCGGCATGGCAGCCTTCGTGTGGGACGGCCTTTTTATCGGAACCACTCAGACACGAGGAATGTTGGTCTCGTCGGTTCTCTCGGCCATTCTCTTCTTCATGGTCTACTGGCTACTCCGATCTACCATCGCCAATCATGCCCTTTGGCTCTCGTTCCTCGTCTATCTCTTCAGTCGCGGAGCCATCCAAACGTTTCTCTTCATGCGCCATCCGTTTGTGCGAACCGAAGGGAAACGGTGA
- a CDS encoding TolC family protein produces MKKQRRLIAAVLLMLAALGTVQAREWSLKECIDYALQNNITLQKSRLSVKSAQEDLLQSRAGLLPSLSASTNQNLNYRPWIESAAGGGAPSSVDKVYYNGSYSLSANWTVWNGNRNRNTIKRNRLLTELAEAQTEVSAATIQEQIAQLYVQILYSTEALRVSEQSLNTSQTNEDRGREMLRVGKMSRADLAQLTAQRAQEEYNLVAAQSTLADYKRQLKQLLQITDGEVFDVVVPPSTDEMALQPIPSVSNVYLAAVECRPELKAAQLALAGSDVNIKIARALRLPTVSLGGAFNTNTSSTSHNAWGTQLKTHLDMGAGLTVSIPLFDNRTQRTALNKALIERQGYLLDLKDRQTALYANIENYWLQATTHQSKFKAAKESVKSAQESFDLLSEQFRLGLKNIIQLMTGKNNLVAAQQNALQSKYLAILNLDLLQFYQTGKMR; encoded by the coding sequence ATGAAGAAACAAAGAAGACTCATCGCTGCTGTGCTGCTCATGCTCGCAGCCCTCGGAACGGTTCAGGCCAGAGAGTGGTCGCTGAAAGAATGCATTGACTACGCCTTGCAAAACAACATCACTCTGCAAAAGAGCCGCCTCTCGGTCAAGAGTGCGCAGGAAGATCTGCTGCAAAGTCGGGCCGGTTTGCTGCCATCGCTCTCGGCCTCTACCAATCAGAACCTCAACTATCGACCGTGGATCGAGTCGGCGGCAGGTGGTGGTGCTCCGTCGAGCGTGGATAAGGTTTATTATAACGGTTCCTACAGCCTTTCGGCCAATTGGACGGTGTGGAACGGCAACCGAAACCGCAACACCATCAAGCGAAATCGCCTCCTGACAGAATTGGCCGAGGCGCAAACCGAGGTGTCGGCAGCTACGATTCAAGAACAGATTGCACAACTCTATGTGCAGATTCTTTACTCGACTGAGGCCCTCCGTGTGAGCGAGCAAAGTCTGAACACGAGCCAAACCAACGAAGACCGCGGCCGAGAAATGCTGCGTGTGGGCAAGATGAGCCGCGCCGACCTGGCGCAACTCACCGCGCAACGAGCCCAGGAAGAGTATAACCTCGTGGCTGCGCAGAGTACGCTTGCCGATTACAAGCGACAGCTGAAGCAGCTCTTGCAAATAACCGATGGCGAGGTCTTCGACGTAGTCGTTCCGCCCTCGACCGACGAGATGGCCCTGCAACCGATTCCCTCTGTGAGCAATGTCTATCTGGCCGCCGTTGAATGCCGTCCCGAACTCAAGGCCGCACAGCTGGCCCTGGCCGGAAGCGACGTCAACATCAAAATAGCACGGGCTCTCCGTCTGCCCACCGTCAGCCTGGGCGGAGCCTTCAACACCAACACTTCCTCTACCTCCCACAATGCCTGGGGCACACAGTTGAAAACCCATCTCGACATGGGTGCAGGTCTTACCGTGAGCATCCCGCTTTTCGACAACCGCACGCAGCGCACCGCCCTCAACAAGGCGCTCATCGAGCGGCAGGGCTATCTCCTGGATTTGAAAGACCGGCAAACCGCTCTCTACGCTAACATCGAGAACTATTGGTTGCAGGCCACCACCCATCAAAGTAAGTTCAAGGCTGCAAAGGAGAGCGTGAAGAGTGCGCAGGAAAGCTTCGACTTACTTAGCGAGCAGTTCAGACTCGGACTTAAAAACATCATCCAGCTCATGACCGGAAAGAACAACCTCGTTGCCGCCCAGCAAAACGCCCTGCAAAGTAAGTATCTCGCCATTTTGAATCTCGACCTCTTGCAGTTCTACCAAACGGGGAAGATGAGGTAG
- a CDS encoding PqqD family protein codes for MKAKKGFNLRSICGERVIVAEGKENIDFSNIISMNEPSAYLWDSIGEKEFTVDMLADLLTSHYEVERAVALADVQALVQQWREAGIIEE; via the coding sequence ATGAAAGCAAAAAAAGGATTCAACCTGCGTTCCATCTGCGGCGAGCGTGTGATTGTGGCCGAAGGGAAAGAGAACATCGATTTCAGCAATATCATCAGTATGAACGAACCGTCGGCCTATCTTTGGGACTCGATTGGAGAAAAGGAGTTCACCGTCGATATGTTAGCCGACTTGCTCACGTCGCACTACGAAGTAGAGCGAGCAGTGGCTCTGGCCGATGTCCAGGCTCTTGTACAGCAATGGAGAGAGGCAGGCATCATCGAGGAATAG
- a CDS encoding S24/S26 family peptidase produces the protein MSPDHRPIKELQFENARFLPEVVALLEEGHTVTLRLKGFSMRPFLEDNRDKALLSKPTTIQKGDAVLAEIAKGHFVLHRIIRIKGDEITLRGDGNLGTEHCQRSDIRAFALGFYRKGRKKLDKTNSLKWKVYSFLWTRLFPLRRYLLGFYRRVWLKVFQPI, from the coding sequence ATGTCACCAGATCATCGCCCAATAAAAGAACTACAGTTTGAAAACGCGCGTTTTCTGCCCGAGGTGGTAGCCCTTTTAGAAGAGGGGCACACCGTAACACTACGGCTCAAGGGCTTCAGCATGCGTCCCTTTTTGGAAGACAACCGCGACAAAGCCCTGCTGAGCAAGCCCACCACCATACAGAAAGGCGATGCCGTACTGGCTGAGATTGCAAAAGGGCATTTCGTTCTGCATCGCATCATCCGCATCAAGGGCGATGAGATTACGTTGCGCGGCGACGGAAATTTAGGTACGGAGCATTGCCAACGGAGCGACATCCGCGCTTTCGCCTTGGGATTCTACCGAAAGGGACGGAAGAAGCTCGACAAGACCAATAGTCTGAAATGGAAAGTCTACTCTTTCCTTTGGACCCGCCTCTTCCCCCTGCGCCGCTACCTCTTAGGCTTTTACCGGCGAGTGTGGCTGAAGGTATTTCAACCGATTTAG